A section of the Hevea brasiliensis isolate MT/VB/25A 57/8 chromosome 17, ASM3005281v1, whole genome shotgun sequence genome encodes:
- the LOC131175383 gene encoding uncharacterized protein LOC131175383 produces MCWVFFCDDEETELGRQQASGSCPYCGGKVQAMDVERKWSFCFLPICYKIKRKYFCTLCARRLELYH; encoded by the coding sequence ATGTGTTGGGTTTTCTTTTGTGATGATGAGGAGACAGAATTGGGTAGGCAGCAAGCTTCTGGATCATGTCCCTACTGTGGAGGAAAAGTTCAAGCCATGGATGTTGAAAGAAAATGGAGTTTCTGCTTTTTACCCATTTGTTACAAGATCAAGAGAAAGTATTTTTGCACTTTATGTGCCAGGCGATTGGAATTATATCACTAG